The Flavobacterium praedii genome window below encodes:
- a CDS encoding M16 family metallopeptidase: protein MKKLLLAFSLVTTLATNIYAQEASFVTSVEGIKEYSLANGMKILLIPDASQSNVVVNIVYGVGSRHEGYGESGMAHLLEHMLFKRSSKFTDIKKTIADKGAQANGTTYYDRTNYYEILPATDENLKWALEMEADRMMTSAILQSDLDTEFSVVRNEFEIGENYPSGVLNERILSTAYLWHNYGKSTIGSKEDIERVPASRLKLFYQKYYQPNNSTLVIGGKFDEKKTLTWIKDYFASIPKSKTEIEQTYTVEPPQDGERFVELKRNGDIQYVAMAYHSPSFSDKEYAANNALISILTNNPSGVLYKTLVETKLATSVYGYTGTLKDPGISYFACEIAKDKDINTVQKPFLDVMNTVPQMTFTEDDLKRAKNELLKQFENTYNKTINLSIAITECIGAGDWRLFFLDRDNIEKLTVADIQNAAKKYYLQSNRTWGRFIPETTSERTKVSDTKDIAALVSGYKGKAMEANTATFETSVANIVKSTEEGKLASGGKYALLEKPSKGDKIEARIILRMGDEKSLSQKSMIANLTAGMLKLGTKTRSKKDINDQLDQYKINLSLGGSVDGLFVRVSTDKANLSNALNLVQDILRNPSFDATEFEKLKLETKSGLEANQNDPQAVASEELTKITTLYPKTHPYYSETTVESLATLNKITLEDVKNYYAAFYGGSNSISSFVGGIDKPVILKFLNSTFENWKPKTGYKRISTQYFDTKSGDKTIQINDKTNAVLFGKINLNIGEKNPDYPAVEMANELLGGGAFLSSRIPQRLRETEGLSYGAGSYIQANAIDPTTEWGLYAFYNPTMKEKLIAALNEEIQKAIAKGFTKEEFDNSLKSWLQGRQTMLGTDEFLVRELRENMDLGKTFKDYEDFENKVKSLDVQKVNTALVKYFDPKKLVIVNAGDFVKK from the coding sequence ATGAAAAAACTACTTCTTGCCTTTTCATTAGTTACTACTTTAGCAACTAATATTTATGCCCAAGAAGCTTCGTTTGTCACTTCCGTCGAAGGGATAAAAGAGTATAGCTTGGCCAATGGGATGAAAATTCTATTAATTCCTGATGCATCACAATCGAATGTTGTTGTGAATATTGTTTACGGAGTTGGTTCTCGCCATGAAGGTTATGGAGAATCTGGAATGGCACATTTACTGGAACACATGTTGTTCAAACGTTCTTCAAAATTTACCGATATCAAAAAAACAATAGCCGATAAAGGAGCTCAAGCCAATGGTACCACTTATTATGACCGTACCAATTATTATGAAATTTTACCAGCAACAGATGAAAATCTAAAATGGGCGTTGGAAATGGAAGCTGATAGAATGATGACTTCTGCTATACTTCAATCCGATTTAGACACGGAATTCAGTGTGGTTCGAAATGAGTTTGAAATTGGCGAAAATTACCCTTCTGGTGTTCTGAATGAACGTATACTTTCTACTGCTTATTTATGGCATAATTATGGTAAATCGACCATTGGAAGTAAAGAAGATATTGAAAGGGTTCCTGCTAGTCGTTTAAAATTATTTTATCAAAAATATTACCAACCCAACAATTCAACACTTGTAATTGGAGGTAAATTTGATGAGAAAAAAACACTTACTTGGATCAAAGATTACTTTGCTTCAATTCCAAAATCTAAAACTGAAATTGAACAAACCTACACCGTTGAGCCTCCACAAGATGGAGAACGCTTTGTAGAATTAAAAAGAAATGGGGATATTCAATATGTTGCTATGGCTTACCACTCCCCTAGCTTTTCGGACAAAGAATATGCAGCCAATAATGCTTTAATTTCAATTTTGACCAATAATCCATCTGGAGTATTATACAAAACATTAGTTGAAACCAAACTAGCAACTAGCGTTTATGGCTATACTGGAACTTTAAAAGATCCAGGGATAAGTTATTTTGCTTGTGAAATTGCCAAAGACAAAGACATCAATACCGTTCAAAAACCATTTTTGGATGTTATGAATACGGTTCCTCAAATGACTTTTACCGAAGATGATTTGAAACGTGCCAAAAATGAATTATTAAAACAATTCGAAAATACGTACAACAAAACCATCAACTTATCAATTGCTATAACAGAATGTATTGGAGCTGGAGACTGGCGTTTGTTTTTTTTAGACAGAGACAATATTGAAAAATTAACAGTTGCTGACATTCAAAACGCAGCCAAAAAATACTATTTGCAAAGCAATAGAACTTGGGGACGTTTTATTCCAGAAACTACGAGCGAAAGAACAAAAGTAAGCGACACTAAGGATATAGCTGCACTTGTTTCGGGTTACAAAGGAAAAGCAATGGAAGCCAACACTGCAACTTTTGAAACTTCGGTTGCCAATATTGTAAAATCGACTGAAGAAGGGAAATTAGCCTCTGGCGGTAAATATGCTTTATTGGAAAAGCCTTCTAAAGGTGATAAAATTGAAGCAAGAATAATTTTGAGAATGGGAGATGAGAAGTCATTAAGCCAAAAATCAATGATTGCCAATTTGACGGCTGGCATGTTAAAATTAGGAACTAAAACCAGAAGCAAAAAAGACATCAATGATCAATTGGATCAATACAAAATTAATCTAAGTCTAGGTGGATCTGTAGACGGTTTATTTGTGAGAGTGAGCACGGACAAAGCCAATTTAAGCAATGCTTTAAACTTGGTGCAGGACATTTTAAGAAATCCTTCGTTTGATGCAACTGAATTTGAAAAATTAAAACTAGAAACCAAAAGCGGACTAGAAGCCAATCAAAACGATCCTCAAGCAGTTGCTAGTGAAGAATTAACAAAAATTACTACGTTATATCCAAAAACGCATCCGTATTACTCGGAAACTACCGTGGAGAGTTTGGCTACTTTAAACAAGATTACACTTGAAGATGTAAAAAATTATTATGCTGCTTTTTATGGTGGATCCAACAGTATCTCTTCGTTTGTAGGCGGAATAGACAAACCGGTTATTTTAAAGTTCTTAAACAGCACTTTTGAAAATTGGAAACCTAAAACAGGGTACAAAAGAATTTCTACTCAATATTTTGATACCAAATCGGGAGACAAAACTATTCAGATTAATGACAAAACCAATGCCGTTTTATTTGGTAAAATCAATTTGAATATTGGAGAAAAAAATCCTGATTATCCAGCTGTTGAAATGGCTAACGAATTACTGGGTGGAGGAGCTTTCTTGTCGTCTAGAATTCCACAACGTTTGCGTGAAACTGAAGGTTTAAGTTATGGTGCTGGATCTTATATTCAAGCAAATGCTATTGATCCTACAACAGAATGGGGATTGTATGCTTTTTATAACCCTACAATGAAAGAAAAGTTGATTGCTGCTTTGAATGAAGAAATACAAAAAGCAATTGCCAAAGGATTTACCAAAGAAGAATTTGACAATTCCCTAAAATCATGGTTGCAAGGCAGACAAACAATGCTTGGAACAGATGAATTTTTGGTTCGTGAATTAAGAGAAAATATGGATTTAGGTAAAACTTTTAAAGACTACGAAGATTTTGAAAACAAAGTAAAAAGCTTAGATGTTCAAAAAGTAAATACCGCTTTGGTTAAATATTTTGATCCTAAAAAATTAGTAATTGTGAATGCAGGTGATTTTGTAAAAAAATAG
- a CDS encoding patatin-like phospholipase family protein encodes MEDKKQAIAWAKNYLRGEDISNAIDFDYLYQNLIQYEQYGYATEILLKKIEDNEDQGVEIKLSKYQDLADNIYKDSTLSSYFKFDKAINVLKSFCDLEHTKNSRTLGIAGAIYKSKWKFDHQFHNLLQSRAYYKKGYLIWKNKTHKTIQTESDCINTAVHYAHLNELIVIENLEGLSDSSEITSETLDRFEIAQATRREIIQGYLMDSEEVIFKDGIEAKEKLYVALAEAFFGLRMYKKALHFIKLYTQDKTENWQIKSFSKQLYNLANYQTLEKNQKSTNKDPFYKHEIDDDLQKECLVALNLQLDENETTENPKPKQQNKLGIGLSGGGFRAALFHIGVLAALAEKNKLKDIEVISCVSGGSIIGAFYYLKIKQLYESKADETIVPEDYIQIVKEIESEFLTAVQENLRMRLLTSFSDNIKMWKGESYSRSHRLGELYEEYFYKPLFYKNSNSKEEKPIYMSDLFITPFGDQKFKLNEDNWKRSNKVPQLILNSTAVNTGHNWQFTASWMGEPPTYISDDFDVKPRLRRMYYENAPEPYQKFRLGYAVAASSCVPVLFQPLVLKGLYENLDLELIDGGVHDNQGIASILEQECNEIIVSDASAQMPDNAVHTANAMSLFFRVDTILQERLREIQLLDLKSRKYTSIVNKLSIVHLKNGLAQLPVSWINCTDVNRSISYDKEIEDENALLKFGLMKKIQKGLSEVRTDLDSFNDLEAYALMYSGYKQMMHESNSFNVKNENWDFLKVAEFCSIPAKEKQLVNQLKVSCFVPFKIVRMSKWLRFSVLFIGGLLLIFLLSYLILNWNNAKPWGQIDITYNFIGFTLIVFLIGFLSKFLANVINIETVVKKKIGFFLLITVGWAISNLYLVFINPWYNKMGEIK; translated from the coding sequence ATGGAAGATAAAAAGCAAGCAATTGCATGGGCTAAAAATTATTTGAGGGGAGAAGATATTTCAAATGCAATTGATTTTGATTATTTATACCAAAACCTGATTCAGTACGAGCAATATGGATATGCTACAGAAATTTTATTAAAAAAGATAGAGGATAATGAAGATCAAGGCGTTGAAATTAAATTATCAAAATATCAGGATTTAGCCGATAATATATACAAAGACAGTACTTTATCTTCCTATTTTAAATTTGATAAAGCCATCAATGTACTCAAATCTTTTTGTGACTTAGAGCATACAAAAAATTCAAGAACCCTCGGAATTGCGGGTGCTATTTATAAGAGTAAATGGAAGTTTGATCATCAGTTTCACAATTTATTGCAATCGAGAGCTTACTATAAAAAAGGGTACTTGATATGGAAAAATAAAACCCATAAAACCATTCAAACCGAGTCAGATTGTATTAATACAGCGGTGCATTATGCTCATTTGAATGAATTAATTGTAATTGAAAATCTTGAAGGACTCTCCGATTCTTCTGAAATAACGTCAGAGACTCTCGATCGTTTTGAAATCGCTCAGGCGACTAGAAGAGAGATTATTCAAGGATATTTAATGGATTCCGAAGAAGTAATTTTTAAGGATGGAATTGAAGCCAAGGAGAAACTTTATGTGGCTTTGGCTGAAGCTTTTTTTGGTTTGCGAATGTATAAAAAAGCACTTCATTTCATCAAACTTTATACTCAAGACAAAACTGAAAATTGGCAAATAAAATCCTTTAGCAAACAGCTTTATAATTTGGCAAATTATCAAACTTTAGAAAAAAATCAAAAATCAACCAACAAAGATCCTTTTTACAAGCATGAAATTGATGATGATCTGCAAAAGGAATGTTTAGTTGCCTTAAATCTTCAATTGGACGAAAATGAAACTACTGAGAATCCAAAACCAAAGCAACAAAATAAGTTGGGAATAGGACTTTCTGGAGGTGGTTTTAGAGCCGCTTTGTTTCATATTGGCGTATTGGCAGCTTTGGCCGAAAAAAATAAATTAAAAGATATTGAAGTTATTTCTTGTGTGTCAGGTGGTTCTATTATTGGGGCTTTTTATTATTTGAAAATAAAACAATTGTATGAAAGTAAAGCCGATGAAACTATTGTTCCAGAAGATTATATCCAAATTGTAAAAGAAATTGAATCTGAATTTTTGACAGCCGTTCAAGAAAACTTGAGAATGCGATTGTTAACTAGTTTCTCCGACAATATCAAAATGTGGAAGGGAGAATCGTATTCGCGTTCCCATCGATTGGGAGAATTGTACGAAGAGTATTTTTATAAACCACTTTTTTATAAAAATTCAAATTCAAAGGAGGAAAAACCAATATATATGAGTGATTTGTTTATTACTCCTTTTGGTGATCAAAAATTTAAATTAAATGAAGATAATTGGAAAAGATCGAATAAAGTTCCTCAACTCATTTTAAATTCTACGGCAGTAAATACAGGGCATAACTGGCAGTTTACCGCTTCTTGGATGGGGGAACCACCCACTTATATTTCAGATGATTTTGACGTAAAACCCCGTTTGAGAAGAATGTATTATGAAAATGCTCCAGAACCATATCAAAAATTCCGATTGGGGTATGCAGTTGCAGCATCATCTTGTGTTCCTGTTTTATTTCAGCCATTAGTTTTAAAAGGGTTGTATGAAAATTTAGATTTAGAATTAATAGACGGAGGAGTTCATGACAATCAAGGTATTGCTTCGATATTGGAACAAGAATGCAACGAAATTATTGTAAGCGATGCCAGTGCCCAAATGCCTGACAATGCCGTGCATACAGCAAATGCAATGTCTTTGTTTTTTAGAGTCGACACTATATTACAGGAACGGTTACGTGAAATTCAATTGTTGGATTTAAAATCCCGAAAATACACTTCAATCGTAAATAAACTTTCTATTGTTCATTTAAAAAACGGATTGGCACAATTGCCTGTGAGTTGGATAAACTGTACCGATGTGAATCGAAGTATTAGTTATGACAAAGAAATTGAGGACGAAAATGCTTTGTTGAAATTTGGATTGATGAAGAAAATTCAGAAAGGCTTAAGCGAAGTTCGAACTGATCTGGATTCTTTTAATGATCTTGAAGCATATGCTTTAATGTATAGTGGTTACAAACAAATGATGCATGAGAGTAACTCTTTTAATGTAAAGAATGAGAATTGGGATTTCTTAAAAGTGGCTGAGTTTTGTTCTATTCCTGCAAAAGAAAAACAATTGGTAAATCAATTAAAAGTAAGTTGTTTTGTGCCATTTAAGATAGTAAGAATGTCAAAGTGGTTGCGATTCTCTGTATTATTCATTGGGGGATTGCTCTTGATTTTCTTACTTAGTTATTTAATATTGAATTGGAATAATGCAAAACCTTGGGGCCAAATAGATATTACCTACAATTTTATTGGATTCACATTGATTGTTTTTTTAATTGGATTTTTATCTAAGTTTTTGGCAAATGTCATCAATATTGAAACCGTTGTAAAGAAAAAGATAGGCTTCTTTTTATTAATCACAGTTGGTTGGGCCATCTCAAATTTATATCTAGTATTTATTAATCCATGGTACAATAAAATGGGTGAAATTAAGTAA
- a CDS encoding J domain-containing protein, with translation MAFIDYYKVLEIDKSASETDVKKAYRRLARKYHPDLNPNDKEAEKKFKELNEANAVLSNPENRKKYDQYGENWEHGEEYEKARQQQQRYQSDGGQQTGFGGGGDYSDFFESMFGGGASRGRGRTTAFKGQDFNAELHLDLKDVYTTHKRTLTINGKNIRLTIPAGVENGQVIKIPGQGGEGANGGPKGDLYLTFNIENHTNFKLDQHNLYTTVDLDVYTAILGGEITANTFDGKVKLTVKPGTQNGTKVKLKGKGFPIYKREGEYGDLYISYQILVPTNLTQKEKELFEELAKLRTL, from the coding sequence ATGGCATTTATAGATTATTATAAAGTATTAGAAATTGATAAAAGCGCTTCTGAAACGGATGTAAAAAAAGCGTATCGAAGATTAGCACGCAAATACCATCCCGATTTAAATCCCAACGATAAAGAAGCGGAGAAAAAATTCAAAGAACTCAATGAAGCCAATGCCGTTTTGAGCAATCCTGAGAATCGTAAAAAATACGATCAGTATGGCGAAAATTGGGAACATGGTGAGGAATATGAAAAAGCCAGACAGCAACAACAACGATATCAAAGTGATGGAGGTCAACAAACTGGTTTTGGTGGTGGTGGCGACTATTCTGATTTTTTTGAATCGATGTTTGGAGGAGGAGCTTCAAGAGGCAGAGGTCGAACAACCGCTTTTAAAGGTCAGGATTTTAATGCCGAATTGCATTTGGACTTGAAAGATGTTTATACTACTCACAAACGCACGCTTACTATCAACGGAAAAAACATACGCTTAACCATTCCAGCGGGTGTTGAAAATGGTCAGGTTATAAAGATCCCAGGACAAGGTGGAGAAGGAGCTAATGGAGGACCAAAAGGGGATTTGTACCTAACTTTCAATATCGAAAATCATACCAATTTCAAATTGGATCAACATAATTTGTATACAACGGTAGATTTGGATGTGTACACTGCCATTTTGGGAGGCGAAATAACAGCCAATACCTTTGATGGGAAAGTGAAATTAACTGTAAAACCTGGTACGCAAAACGGCACTAAAGTAAAATTGAAAGGCAAAGGTTTTCCCATATATAAAAGGGAAGGGGAGTATGGGGATTTATATATTTCTTACCAAATTTTGGTACCGACAAACCTTACACAGAAAGAAAAAGAGTTATTTGAAGAACTAGCGAAGCTTAGAACATTATGA
- a CDS encoding chaperone modulator CbpM has protein sequence MKTDDKILLQKVSAHYQVELSFFNHLHDLGLIEIEIMEQSPYIHENQMHNLERMIRLHNELEVNPEGIDVIFNLLQKIDHLQKELIATHNRLRLFEN, from the coding sequence ATGAAAACCGATGACAAAATCCTTTTGCAAAAAGTTAGCGCTCACTATCAAGTAGAGCTATCATTTTTTAACCATCTTCATGATTTGGGCCTGATAGAAATTGAGATCATGGAACAGTCGCCTTATATACATGAAAATCAAATGCATAATTTAGAGCGAATGATTCGGTTGCACAACGAATTGGAAGTAAATCCAGAAGGTATTGATGTGATTTTTAATCTTTTGCAAAAAATAGATCATTTGCAAAAAGAATTAATTGCAACTCATAACCGACTTCGATTATTTGAGAATTAA
- a CDS encoding MlaE family ABC transporter permease: MNTISRIIEAFKSFLLEIGELSDFAGRFFKEVFKPPLEFKEFLRQCYNMGNRSLLLVGVTGFIIGLVFTLQSRPTLQQFGAVSWIPAMVSVSILREIGPIITALICAGRIGSGIGAELGSMRVTEQIDAMEVSGTNPFKYLVVTRILATTLMLPILVFIGDGVALLGSFLVENLKGDVSLLLYFTQVFNHLEFFDVIPSTIKTFFFGFAIGLVGCFKGYYCKKGTAGVGLAANSAVVFSSMLLFIIDFIAVFVSNIFYDV, encoded by the coding sequence ATGAATACTATTTCTAGAATCATTGAAGCATTCAAAAGTTTTCTCCTTGAAATTGGTGAACTTTCGGATTTTGCTGGTCGTTTTTTCAAAGAAGTTTTCAAGCCGCCATTAGAATTTAAAGAATTCCTCCGACAATGTTATAATATGGGAAACCGTTCTTTGTTATTAGTTGGCGTAACGGGTTTTATTATTGGATTGGTTTTTACTTTGCAATCTCGTCCTACTTTGCAACAATTTGGTGCCGTTTCTTGGATTCCAGCGATGGTAAGCGTTTCTATTCTTAGAGAAATTGGACCTATTATCACTGCTTTGATTTGTGCGGGACGAATTGGCTCAGGAATCGGAGCCGAATTGGGCTCTATGCGTGTGACGGAACAAATAGACGCAATGGAAGTTTCGGGAACCAATCCCTTTAAATATTTAGTGGTTACAAGGATTTTAGCAACCACTTTGATGTTGCCAATTTTAGTTTTTATTGGAGATGGTGTGGCGCTTTTGGGTTCCTTTTTGGTCGAAAATTTAAAAGGAGATGTCTCGCTTTTGTTATATTTTACTCAGGTTTTCAATCATCTGGAATTTTTTGATGTTATTCCTTCTACCATAAAAACTTTCTTTTTTGGTTTTGCAATAGGATTAGTTGGTTGTTTTAAAGGGTATTATTGCAAAAAAGGAACGGCAGGAGTTGGGTTAGCAGCCAATTCTGCTGTTGTTTTTTCATCGATGTTACTTTTTATAATTGATTTTATTGCTGTTTTTGTATCTAATATTTTTTATGATGTCTAG
- a CDS encoding ABC transporter ATP-binding protein, with product MESNSKNTKAIVVIKDLKKSFGTNCVLDGFNLELFQGENLVVMGKSGSGKSVMIKCLIGLEEADAGSIEVMGKDIKQLSRETLDELRTEVGFLFQGSALYDSMSVRENLEFPLRRHTKKFGFINDTTPLVMEALESVGLVNTMNLMPNELSGGMKRRIALARTLILKPKIILYDEPTTGLDPITSKEILMLMVSVQKKYNTSSIIITHDVDCARMISNRMILLIDGINYAEGTYEALLSSKDPKVQAFFK from the coding sequence ATGGAATCAAATAGTAAAAACACAAAAGCCATTGTTGTCATCAAAGATTTGAAAAAAAGCTTTGGTACCAATTGTGTTTTGGATGGATTCAATCTAGAATTATTTCAAGGAGAAAATTTAGTGGTCATGGGAAAATCGGGTTCAGGAAAATCGGTGATGATTAAATGCCTCATAGGATTGGAAGAAGCAGATGCGGGAAGTATTGAAGTAATGGGAAAAGATATCAAACAACTCTCTAGAGAGACACTTGATGAACTCAGGACAGAAGTAGGCTTCCTTTTTCAAGGGAGTGCTTTATATGATTCCATGTCGGTACGGGAAAATTTGGAATTTCCTTTGCGGCGACACACCAAAAAATTTGGATTCATAAATGATACGACACCCTTGGTAATGGAAGCTTTAGAAAGTGTAGGATTGGTAAATACAATGAATTTGATGCCCAATGAACTTTCAGGTGGGATGAAGCGCAGAATTGCTTTGGCCAGAACCTTAATTTTGAAACCAAAAATTATTTTATACGATGAACCTACAACAGGATTGGATCCAATTACCTCAAAAGAAATTTTAATGCTAATGGTATCCGTTCAAAAAAAATACAATACATCATCCATAATTATAACACATGATGTCGATTGTGCTAGAATGATATCCAATCGAATGATTTTATTAATTGACGGAATTAATTATGCCGAAGGAACTTATGAAGCATTATTAAGCTCCAAAGATCCAAAAGTACAAGCATTCTTTAAATAA
- a CDS encoding MlaD family protein — protein sequence MEKTASEKIKLGFFVISGLMLFVLVVYFIGNKQKMFGSTDHITAIFSNVNGLQLGNNVRYSGVNIGTVRAIEMVNDTTINVDMIIDKSIFPHIKKNALASIGSDGLVGSMVINIMPGKGDQQQIQPGDVIQSSDRVRTEELLNTLSVTNKNAALLTADLLKITKEITQGKGTLGTLVNDTLMASDLKQTMNYLKMTSKGTSDVVENLNKTVMALGNKNSVIGVLNDPAVAQKIKTIVVNLDQSSQEINKVVTNLNTTVLNIKNGDGAINYLSNDPHLVKKIDSTMTNLNKATILLNEDLEAMKHSFLLRGYFKKQEKEKKKFE from the coding sequence ATGGAAAAAACTGCTTCAGAGAAAATTAAATTGGGCTTTTTTGTTATTTCAGGATTAATGCTTTTTGTTCTAGTAGTTTATTTTATTGGCAACAAGCAAAAAATGTTTGGGAGTACAGATCATATTACAGCCATTTTTAGTAATGTTAATGGATTACAATTAGGCAACAATGTTCGCTATTCAGGAGTTAATATTGGAACCGTTCGAGCGATCGAAATGGTAAATGATACGACTATCAATGTAGATATGATTATTGATAAATCTATTTTTCCACATATTAAAAAAAATGCTTTGGCAAGCATAGGTTCAGATGGTTTGGTTGGGAGTATGGTAATTAATATAATGCCAGGGAAGGGGGATCAACAACAAATTCAACCCGGTGATGTCATACAATCCTCAGATCGTGTTCGTACGGAGGAATTATTAAACACATTGAGTGTAACCAATAAAAATGCGGCTTTACTCACCGCAGATTTGCTAAAAATCACTAAAGAGATAACGCAAGGAAAAGGAACATTGGGAACATTGGTCAATGATACTCTTATGGCATCCGATTTGAAACAAACCATGAATTATCTTAAAATGACAAGTAAAGGAACAAGTGATGTTGTAGAGAATCTTAATAAAACAGTTATGGCTTTGGGAAATAAAAACAGTGTGATAGGGGTTTTAAATGATCCTGCTGTAGCCCAAAAAATAAAAACAATCGTAGTCAATTTGGACCAATCAAGTCAAGAGATAAACAAAGTGGTAACCAATTTAAATACCACGGTTTTGAATATCAAAAACGGAGATGGCGCAATCAATTATTTGTCTAATGATCCTCATTTGGTCAAAAAAATAGATTCCACTATGACAAACCTTAATAAAGCGACTATTCTGCTAAATGAAGATTTAGAAGCTATGAAACACAGTTTTTTATTGAGAGGCTATTTCAAAAAACAAGAAAAGGAAAAAAAGAAATTCGAATAG
- a CDS encoding subtype B tannase: MKKTTLLCVLCLGFFSALKAQNPTESLKLDTSKFQVQELTIDGKTIKVRAFENRMYVSNPVDTAYQKMNIYIPEAYFNNQTVNGYTAQTAPIFFPNKVGGYMPAKPATTKDNPMGMRPPINGEMPTMGNRPPEGLPPMRERMPSKPLTVVAALARGYVVASPGARGRTLKDQNGNFTGKAPAGIVDLKAAVRYLKFNDAVMPGDANKIISNGTSAGGAMSTLLGATGEALDYEPYLNAIGAAKASDAIFAVSAYCPITNLEQADMTYEWQFNGINTYKKGGPFAKNNAQPQELTADQIKVSNELKELFPDYLNSLQLKDKKGNLLSLDKNGNGTFKTLVQSYVMASAQKALDSGVDLSEFPFVKVAQSKVVGLDYEAYLIFIGRQKTPPAFDALDLSSPETQLFGTTTIDNQHFTPFSKTHSTVTATTADDQLVKMMNPMHYIGVSGVATSKHWRIRHGSNDKDTGLGISVMLATLLENNNLQVDLALPWQKPHSGDYDLEELFQWIDGICK; the protein is encoded by the coding sequence ATGAAAAAAACAACCCTTTTATGTGTACTCTGCCTAGGCTTTTTTTCTGCCTTAAAAGCACAAAATCCAACGGAAAGTTTGAAATTGGATACTTCTAAATTTCAAGTACAAGAATTGACAATCGATGGAAAAACGATCAAAGTAAGAGCCTTTGAAAACAGGATGTATGTAAGCAATCCAGTAGATACGGCGTATCAAAAAATGAATATTTATATTCCTGAAGCCTACTTTAACAACCAAACGGTAAATGGCTATACCGCTCAAACTGCTCCTATTTTCTTTCCGAATAAAGTTGGCGGTTATATGCCCGCCAAACCAGCCACGACCAAAGATAACCCAATGGGAATGCGCCCACCCATCAACGGAGAAATGCCTACTATGGGCAACAGACCGCCAGAAGGATTACCTCCGATGAGAGAAAGAATGCCATCAAAACCGTTGACTGTTGTTGCTGCATTAGCCAGAGGATATGTAGTAGCTTCGCCGGGAGCGAGGGGAAGGACTTTAAAAGATCAAAATGGGAATTTCACAGGCAAAGCGCCTGCAGGCATTGTAGATTTGAAAGCTGCAGTTCGCTATTTGAAATTTAATGATGCTGTAATGCCTGGCGATGCCAATAAAATAATTTCAAACGGAACGAGTGCGGGTGGCGCCATGTCTACCTTGTTAGGAGCTACCGGAGAGGCCTTAGATTATGAGCCTTATTTGAATGCTATTGGTGCGGCAAAGGCGAGTGACGCTATTTTTGCAGTATCCGCTTACTGTCCGATCACCAATCTAGAACAAGCTGATATGACGTACGAATGGCAATTCAACGGAATAAATACCTATAAAAAAGGAGGGCCATTTGCCAAAAACAATGCGCAACCACAAGAATTGACAGCTGATCAAATAAAAGTATCCAACGAATTAAAGGAGTTATTCCCTGACTATTTAAATAGTTTACAGCTAAAAGATAAAAAGGGCAACCTACTGTCATTGGACAAAAACGGGAATGGTACGTTTAAAACCTTAGTTCAATCGTATGTGATGGCATCTGCCCAAAAAGCACTAGATTCGGGTGTTGATTTATCTGAATTTCCATTTGTAAAGGTAGCCCAATCAAAAGTAGTGGGACTAGATTACGAAGCGTATTTAATCTTTATAGGCCGACAAAAAACACCGCCCGCTTTTGATGCTTTAGACCTTTCAAGTCCAGAAACGCAACTTTTTGGAACCACAACAATCGATAACCAACATTTTACGCCATTTAGTAAAACACATTCAACCGTTACAGCAACCACTGCTGATGATCAATTGGTAAAAATGATGAACCCGATGCACTACATTGGTGTTTCGGGAGTGGCGACTTCTAAGCATTGGCGCATTCGACACGGGTCTAATGACAAAGATACAGGACTTGGTATTTCGGTGATGTTAGCTACTTTATTAGAAAACAATAATCTTCAAGTAGACTTAGCATTACCTTGGCAAAAACCGCATAGTGGCGATTACGATTTGGAAGAATTGTTTCAATGGATCGACGGAATTTGTAAATAG